In Cryptomeria japonica chromosome 10, Sugi_1.0, whole genome shotgun sequence, a genomic segment contains:
- the LOC131036206 gene encoding uncharacterized protein LOC131036206 has product MMAEKASKRFDSAERVRVTHVGNPIMVKTSQSEFRAVVQSLTGRKRPPSPSSQSSSSSSAELNWNCDGSPQSKVPRYENEEKYSSILHRPQPTKVSCNTHNINEKVVCLEIQVEDKAYDNEMFDNLESIIDDTSFTEFLPLLL; this is encoded by the coding sequence ATGATGGCAGAGAAGGCCTCTAAGAGGTTCGATTCAGCTGAGAGAGTGAGAGTAACTCACGTTGGAAACCCAATCATGGTTAAGACAAGCCAGTCAGAATTCCGTGCTGTTGTGCAATCTCTCACTGGAAGAAAGAGGCCACCATCTCCATCTtcacaatcttcttcttcttcttcagcagAACTGAACTGGAATTGTGATGGGAGCCCTCAATCCAAGGTACCCAGATATGAAAATGAAGAGAAGTATTCTTCCATTCTCCACAGGCCACAACCCACAAAAGTCTCCTGCAACACCCACAACATCAATGAAAAAGTTGTTTGtcttgaaatacaagttgaagacaAGGCGTATGATAATGAAATGTTTGACAACTTAGAGAGCATTATAGATGATACAAGTTTTACAGAATTTCTACCACTGCTTTTATGA